In Geobacter anodireducens, a genomic segment contains:
- a CDS encoding organic solvent tolerance ABC transporter substrate-binding protein produces the protein MKWILFPILALSLAVAGTALAQSSPTETVKKTVDDVIRVVSDKELKKPQNEKRRRQEIKRAIGAVFDSTEMAQRAMARHWRDRSAAEKKEFVELFESLLENSYAGKIESYNQEKVVYLKEAIDGEYAEVRSKIVTARRDEYSLDYRLMLKGGKWVVYDIVIEGVSLVSNYRTQFNKIISNQGYAELVKKLRSKHQEISMP, from the coding sequence ATGAAATGGATCCTGTTCCCCATCCTCGCCCTCTCTTTGGCCGTTGCCGGCACTGCCCTGGCCCAGTCAAGCCCCACCGAGACGGTGAAGAAGACCGTTGACGACGTCATCAGGGTCGTGTCGGACAAGGAGCTGAAAAAGCCCCAGAACGAGAAGCGGCGACGCCAGGAGATCAAGCGGGCCATCGGCGCGGTGTTCGACTCCACCGAAATGGCCCAGCGCGCCATGGCGCGCCACTGGCGCGACCGGAGCGCCGCCGAGAAAAAAGAGTTCGTGGAGCTCTTCGAGAGCCTGTTGGAGAACTCCTACGCCGGCAAGATCGAGTCCTACAACCAGGAGAAGGTGGTGTACCTGAAGGAGGCCATCGACGGCGAGTATGCCGAGGTCAGGAGCAAGATCGTCACTGCCCGGCGCGACGAGTATTCCCTCGACTACCGCCTCATGCTCAAGGGGGGCAAGTGGGTGGTCTACGACATCGTCATCGAGGGGGTGAGCCTCGTCTCCAACTACCGGACCCAGTTCAACAAGATCATCTCCAACCAGGGGTACGCGGAGCTGGTGAAAAAACTGCGCTCCAAGCACCAGGAGATCAGCATGCCATAG